Genomic window (Jeotgalibaca ciconiae):
AATACTTCATTATAGAAGCTGATGAAAAAGAAATTGGCTATGCTGGAATCGAATGGCAGGAAGATAGCCTCTTTATTAGTAAGCTCTACCTATTAAAGGAAGCGCGCGGTAAGGGTTATGCCTATCAACTTATACAGACCTTTATCCAAAAGGCCAAAGAACGCAGCAAAAAAACAATGACACTGACCGTGAATAAAGATAATAAAGATTCTATTCGTTTTTATGAAAAGGTTGGCTTTAAGCGCATCGATTCAGTTGTTTCTCCTATTGGAAACAACTTTGTAATGGATGATTATATTTATGAATATGTGCTTTAATAATAAAACGAAGCGGAGCGGAGCAAGTAATATGCTCCGCTCCGCTTCGTTTTATTTTCCTATTTTCTCTTTAATCGCTCTTCGCTTGGTTTTTATCAATACATTTAGGAGGATCAAGATTATGCCTACGGTTAGCATAATGACAACGTTTGTGGCATTCAGCAACTGTAACAGGAAAACAGCTACCCCATAAATTAAAATGGTGATTAAATTCAGTTTTTCTTCCCAATCATCTGTTTTTGGATAATCTTTCGAAATTTTTACAAAAAGAAAGTGAATCAAATAAAAACCAGCTAAAGCAATAAAAATGAATAGTGAGTTTTCATAATCGCCTAACAAGTAGCCGAAGTACCGCTTTAACAGTATACTAAACACCAGAAAAATGGATTGAAGAAGATTTTCTTTTTCTTTTATCGTCATAGTTTCATCCTTGCTCTGCTTTATAATAACCCTGGCCAAGCAGTTTCCCTTGTTGATAATTTTCTTTTCCAACAGTTAATTCAACAAAGCTTTCAACTTCTGTTTCAGACAAGTTATATAAGATTTCGATTTCTCGATTCAACATGAGCGGTGTATCTTTCATTAATATATCCAAACTTGGCACAGGGTCAGGTATTAGGTTCACTTCTGGTAATGCTTGCTTCAATGCCTCCACTAAAGCTTCAAGTGGTTGCGCTCCAACGATTTTCAATCCTTGGCTCTGTTCATTCACTAACACAATACTTGGAAAACCAGATATAGTTAAGGCGCTAGCAAGACCTAAATCACCATTCAACAGCGTCCTGCCTTCAAATGAGTCGGCTTGTTCAGCAATCAATTCGCTATCTAAATCCATTTCTTCTAAAATCCCTTTTAAAACTTCTTCTTTGGAAATATCTTGATTCCATAACATAACCGTTTCACGAAGTTTTCGTAAAAATAGTTGTGCTTTTTCCGGATGGTCTCTTTCTACAATTTGGTATACTTGGGAACTTGGAAAAGAGGAAGAGATTGGCTCATCCAACCAAATTCGTCCGTCAATGACCATTCTCGAATAGTCACCGATTTCACGCCAATGCTTCGCCACATCAACAGCGTCCGTAATACCATTTGCTCCATCTCCGCCAAACGTTTCCCATTTTTCAATCATGCCACCCATAATCGTGGTATCATTCGCAATATACTTCGCATATTGATAACGAAACTTTCTCAAAGTTGGTTCAAAAACCCAACAAAAAGAACACAGCGGATCGGTTCCATAATATAAATCTACTTTTGGTATCTGTCCGATTTCATTATTCATCTTTTTTTCCTACTTCATTTTGTTTTTTTTCTTTCGGATTTTTGGCCGCTGATCCACAAATACCTGTTATCGGATCGCAATACGCTCCCTCATCCATTGAATCGTTCACGATTTCAATAAATGTGAATGTTTTTTTCTTTTCCTCTTCCATAATCAATCATCATCCTTTCTGACTATCAGCCCCACTCTTTGGGACTCCACATCCGTCCGTCAATCTCGCCTTGAGTTTGCTCAATTCGCTTGTATTGCTCATTAATCAGTTTTGCGAATTCTTGAAATAGGGCGGTCTGTCGGTAATCCTTGCTTCGTTCTTCTAATAGCTTTATTTGGTTAAGCATCCAGTCTTTTTGTTCCATCATTTTTTCCTCACAACTCTTCTAGCTCTTGAAGTGTAAATAATAAATCATCTAACTGTTCTCGGTTCTCTTCCATTTGTTCAATCAATAATTCAATTAATTGCTGGTCTTCTTCTGAAAAATCTTTTTTACCATAGGTTCTTAATTCTTGTTTGAACCACTGCTCTCTTGCAACTAACGAATCATCATTCTGATTCGTTAAGTATTGACGATATCGAATCAACAAGGCTTTTTTTTCCGACTCAGACAAATAGTCAAAACGTGCAAGTAATAAAACAGGCAAATAAATCATTCCACACTTATTCGCTACCGCTTCAAATGGGCGCATTAATTCAGGGATTGTGAATTTTTCTTCTCTTCCAGCTTGATAGGCTCGTTCATGAACACCTGTTGTCACTATTAAGCCAAATTCTTTCCCTGTAAGAAGGTTTCCTGTCTTTCCGTAAGCAAATCCTTCAGTAAGGACTTCATCCTGCCATTGCTTCAATAAGGGCGGTGAGCTATACCAGTATAAAGGAAATTGAAAAAGAATCCGATCATGTTCTAATAATAGTGTTTGTTCTTTTTGAATATCAATTTGATTACTAGGATATTCCTTTTCTAAATGATGCCAACTGACACCTTCCTCTGGCAAACTTTCCCACAAAAAACGTTGTGTATGCGAATCTGCAATGCTTGGGTGGGAAATAATCAATAATGTACGCATAGCAACTCCGTCCTTCATTTTTATTTCTTCTAAAATCATAGCAATCGACGAGCAACAATTCAATGAATTAGCTTACACAATTTTCGTAAAAAATTTCGTAATAGCGGTAATATATCTTTTCCAACACACATCAAAGTAAAAATTTAGCAGCTGGATAGATTAGAAAAGCGGACAAGTCCGCCTTGGCCTATGAAAAAATAGGAAATTTGACCCTGAATTGTCAGGAGACTTCACGCTTCAGCGGGTTAGTCGAATGATATGCGTTAGCGAGCAGCGAAGCGCGCAATGGGGCAAATTTATCTTTTTTTCACTAGGTCAGGACTTGGGAGCTAGACATTGATGGTTGAACTTATAATCCCCTAGTCTATGAAAAAAAACGGTTAGGAGCTACCACCCAACCGTCTTCCTTTTTACTTTTTAATTTTTTGTAACTGCTTATTTAGATGATTCACAGCAACTTCTGGAATATCAGGAACCAAAGTTCTCAACAACTCTTCCACTTTTCTGTCTTTCATCATGCCTAGAGAACCTTTTTTCAATAATGCTTTTGTAATCGCCCGTGCTGCCTCAATAAGAACATCACCAGCTTCTTCATTTTTCAATATTTCTCCTACTGTATCTTGAATGGAATAAGCAGAAGGATCAATTTCTATGTTAACTTGGTCCGCTTTAATATCATCAAACCAATTCTGTACATTGCTCATATCAACAGCGTCATCTAAAACGTAAGCTGGATTCGATTTCGTTACTTTTCGGAAAGTTACGGAATCTGTCCATTCATCAGTTTGTGCCGATATCTGTATAAATTCATTTTCTAAAGGAACATTCTTAAAGACAAATACTTTCTTTCCTTCCAAGGTACCAAACTCTTTTCCATTTACACTTAACGTAACAGATGGCTGATTACTATATACCTTCACATCCATTTTATCGTAAGGACGTTCTGCATAACGACGACCAGCAATGTGCACAAATGGTTCATTGCTCCAATAAGCTTTATAAATATAGAAAGAATCTTTCTTAATCTTTCGATCGAGAGTTACCAGGCCTTTATTATTTCTTCCCAATACGCCGCCTTCGTCTCGATTGTCCGCACCAAAATCGAACATGTTCCAGTTATGAGTTGCCCACAGCCAAGGGCGTTCTTCAATCATTTGAGCTAAATGCTCATGATAGATTGCTTGATACTCTTCTGAATAGTCACCGCGGCCTGGGTTATCAGTATGAATACGGATATTCGCTTCACAACCATATTCTGATATTCCAATTGCCCGCTCAGGATATTTCGTATGGAAAGCATCAAACCATTGGTCGTTTTCTTCTATTTCACCAAAGTACCAGCCAAAGTAATGATTATAAGAAACAATATCGGTGATTTGATTGTGTTCACTTTCCATTGGCAACATCGAAACTTGGGCCATAGTTGTTAAGCGAGTATTATCAAGTGAATGAGTCAATTCATTTAGATCTTTCAAATTTTCAATCAGTTGCTCTGAGTCGCCGCTGATTGTAATTTCATTTGAGATTCCCCAGAAACAAATAGAAGGATGGTTGTAATTTTGTACAATCAATTCTTGCATTTGTGAGCGAGCATTTACATGTGCCGATGGATCTGCGTTCATTGCAGAAATAAATGGAATCTCGGCCCATACAACAAAACCCAAAATATCACACGCATCATAGAAAGCTTGGTTATGTTGGTAGTGTGCAAGACGAACGGTATTGGCACCAATCTCTTTAATAATTAACGCATCTTCCCAATGGTCTGCTTCCGTTAATGCATTTCCAATACCACATTTATCTTGGTGACGAGATACCCCGCGCAACGGCATAGACTTGCCATTCAAGAAGAAGCCCTTCTGAGGGTCTACGTGGAATTCACGAATTCCCAGTAAACAAGAAACTTCATCCACTACATCGTTATTACGGACAAGACTTGCTGTCACATGATAAAGATAGGGGTCTTCAATACCTTGCCATAAGTGTGCATTTTGCACAAATAAAGAATGGGTTTGTTTTTCATTTGCACTTAAATAGGATTCTGAAACGATTTGTTCCGACTCATCATAAATAGTAACAACCACTTGATCGGTTTCCTGCGGATTAGTGATAAAGGTTTCTGCAGAAACCCATGCATGTTCCCCATCAATTTTAGAAGAAACAGTGAGGCCTTTCCCGCCCCAAAAATCTAAATCAAAGTGAGTTTCTGGTACAACGATGCATTTCACATCTCGGTACATTCCACCATAGAACGTAAAATCAGCCGTTTGTGGGTAGACATTGTCCTGATGCGAATTGTCAGCACTCACTACAATCAAGTTAGTACGATCTTTTTGCAGCGTCTCAGTAACATCTACTCGAAAAGTAGAAAAGCCGCCTTCATGTCTGATTATTTTTTTATCATTCACATATACTTCAGCAGTATTTCCTACCCCTTCAAATTCTAAGTAAACACGGTCGCCTGGATCAACGGATGAATAACCGATTTCTTTGGCATAATAACCGATCCCCCGATGAAAATCACTTCCCCCATCCTGTCCATCTATATTATTCCACGTATGAGGCACCGTCACATCTTCCCATTCCTCTGGAAGGATTGTTGGTCTTTCTTGTTCAATTTTTGAAAATTTCCAATCATCATTCAAATAATAGATTTTTCTCATCATTCGAACCTCCTGTGCTTTTCTAGCTTTATTTTAATATACAGCGTGTCATAAAAATAGTGAATCTATCACTCTTGAGAAAAGCTCATGATGCTAGATGTGGTAGGTGCTATTTTACTAATCGAATCATACTGAAAAATCGCTAATAACAATTGCTTGTTCCTGTGCTTTCAAGCATAATTCCTGTGCTTTGAAAATATGATCTTGTGTCATAGCATTTTCTGTTCCGTTAATGATGTCAAGAATCATTTCCCCAAAGAACGGGAAGCCGACTTCGCCAGTAACTGCATAATGCTCTTCGCTATCTTTTGTTACTAAGAATACATGATCTCCTGTCTCTTCAGTGGCAACATTGATATATTTACGGATTTCAATCGTTCCTTCTGTCCCAGTAATAAAGGTACGTCCGTCTCCCCATGTACCAAGTCCATCAGGCGTGAACCAATCTACCTTGAAAATAAAGCTTGCACCATTTTCCCCTACTAATGTTGCATCTCCGTAGTCTTCCAATTCAGGTGTATCAGGATTACTGTAATTCCCTACTTTACTATGAAGAACTTTTGCATCTTTATTCCCAGTATAATAGAGGAATTGCTCAATTTGATGACTACCAATATCTGTTAAAATACCCCCATATTGTTCTTTTTTGAAGAACCATTCTGGACGTTTTTCTTTATCAAGTCGGTGTGGTCCAAAACCAGTTACTTGGATGACTTTACCGATTTTCCCTTCATTGATTAGTTGACCTGCAAAAATAGCCCCCTCAACGTGTATACGTTCACTGAAGTAAACCCAGTATCTACGTCCTGTTTCTGCAGCTACTTTTTTCGTTTCTTCTAATTGTTCCATCGTTGTAAAGCCTGTTTTATCAGTGAAGTAATCTTTACCGGCTCGCATTACTCGATTTCCTAAAGCACTGCGCAAGTTCGGTACCGCTGCAGCAGCTACTAATTGAATTTCTGGGTCTTCCAAAATTTGTTCCAATGAATCCGCTGCTGGAATTGCTGGAAATGCTTCTTGATAAGCTTTTAGTTTTTCTGGATCCGGATCATACACATACTTAATTGTAGCTCCAGCTTCTAGCAATCCATTCGACATTCCGTTGATATGTCCATGATCAAGCGCAGTGACCCCCACAACGAATTCACCTGCTTCAACCACCTTATTTACTTCTTTTCCTTTTGGAGCATAATTCATTCCATCTTTCCCGGACATTTATATTCCCCTTTCCATCTAACTTATTCTCTATTTAAAATAAATCCTCATAACCTAAATCAATCAAATGTTGACGCGATTCAGCTAAACATTCGAATGGATCACGCCCATAAGTATCGTCTTGTTCTACTAATAAATAACGCACCCCTGACTCTAAGCTTTGTTCAATAATTCCTTTCAGATCAAGACTTCCTTGCCCTAATTCAGCAAATTGAACTAAATCAGCAAAGTGACGATGGAAGGTCTCATTATCCCCTTCACGAAAAGCCGCCATTGCTTCTTGGGGCATTTGACTGATACGGTAGTCTTTCAAGTGGATAAGCTCAACTTTTCCTGCATAATCTTTAATTACCTCGATTGGATCTGCTCCTCCACGATAAATCCAATGAACATCCAATTCAAATCCCAGCAAGGGTGCATTTTCACGAATGATATCCAGCATATACTTACCATCATACTTAGCGAATTCAACATGATGGTTATGATAATACAAAGTAATTCCATCTTCTTTTAATCGCTTTGTTACTTCATTCGCTTGTTCACAGAATGCTAAAACTGTTTCCAGAGATTCCATGGACTCGCGGGGCAACATCCCAATTCTTAGCAAGTCACAATTTAATGTACGACAATCATCTACAATTTTATCGTAATGTGTTGTTAAAGATTCTTCTCCTGGGCGATTTGGTTTCAGCCCTGCACTCAATGAAGCTATCTCGATATCAAACTCTTCGCTGGCACGTTTAATCTCCGCCACATTTTCGGCTGTCATTTCAACTTGAGAAATCTCTACAGCACCGTATCCTAAATCAGCAACTCTCTTCAACGTTTCATAGGGACCTAACTCTTTAAATTCTTTTTTAACCGTGAATCCTTGCACACCGATTTTTGCTTTTGTCATTCTTTATTTCCTCCATTTCAATGGTTCGTTGTTCTCTCGAAGACTTTTTCATTGCATCAATCATAAGCATAGATGGTAAAGCATCTTCCGCAGATACATATTCGTCTGTATCAGCTTCAATTGCATTATAAAAACTCTGAATAAAGGTTGCGTGACTTGGACCATAGTAAGATTTTGTCCCCTCTGCTCTCGCGTCTACCGCCAAGCTTTCTACATTTCCTTCAAAATCAACTTTAAATAATTGATAATTTTTGATCGTAAAAGTCGCCTGATCCGTAACGACTTCCACTTCCACACTTGAATCAGTCGCATAGGCATTTGTGGACATATATAAACCTTTTGTCCCTTCTGCAAAAGTAAAGTTGGCTACCGCAGTATCTTCAACTTCGACTTCATAATCTGTGATATTCGAAAGACTGGCTTTACATGCTGTGAGTTCTCCTCCTATTAACTGCATCAAATCAAGTGTATGGATTGCTTGATTAATAATTGTTCCTCCGCCAGCAGTATCCATCTTCCCCCGCCATGGTTTGTCAATATAGTATTGGTCTGCACGATGCCAAGCAACAAGCCCTTTAATTGCTTTCACTTCTCCACTACTTCCCTCGCTAAGTACTTCAAGTAATTTTTGGGAAGTTGCATTATAACGATTTTGGAAGCAAATCGCTATTTTACTATTGGTTTTTTCAGCTAATTCTTTTACACAAACGCCTTCTTGATAGTCTAGAGAAAGTGGTTTTTCCTGTAGTACATGGACACCTTTTTCTGCACATAATTTGGTTATCGGATAGTGAAGGTAATGTGGCAAACAAATATGTACAACATCTAGCTCTTCATTCTTTAACATCGTTTCAACATCCGTATAAAAAGGTAGGTCTGGATAGACAGTCTTTAGCGTTTCATCAATATCACACACTGCAACAAGCTCTCCATTTTGAGCTTGTTTGATTCCTGCATAATGAACGGATGAAACAGTACCTAAACCGATAATTGCTGCTCTCAGCATAATTGTCACGTCTCTTTCTATTATCTGGTCTCGTATTTTCCTTCTTCTTTAATCTTTTCATTCAATAATTCTAGATATTTATCATCATCAAAGTTCTCCAGTGATACTTCCTCATCCAGCCAACTCGATAAATGAATCGCATTCGCCAAACGGACTCCGTTAATTCCTTCTACTCCCGGTGCTAACAAATCTTCCCCATGAAGAATGTGGCGAGCAAAATTTTCAAGAACACCTGAATGTTGTGCCCCCCAAGCTGAATCTGTTGTAAATGTTTCTTCTTCAACTAATTCTCTTTGTGTTTTACCGCCAGGGAAAGTAAAGCTTGTTCCTTCCGCCTTTACTCCCG
Coding sequences:
- a CDS encoding GNAT family N-acetyltransferase, with the translated sequence MTATLELIAVRDTLQAEDLAELAHTIWHEYYLPLLGQEQVSYMLKTFQSTEKIIADIAENKVEYFIIEADEKEIGYAGIEWQEDSLFISKLYLLKEARGKGYAYQLIQTFIQKAKERSKKTMTLTVNKDNKDSIRFYEKVGFKRIDSVVSPIGNNFVMDDYIYEYVL
- a CDS encoding DsbA family oxidoreductase, with protein sequence MNNEIGQIPKVDLYYGTDPLCSFCWVFEPTLRKFRYQYAKYIANDTTIMGGMIEKWETFGGDGANGITDAVDVAKHWREIGDYSRMVIDGRIWLDEPISSSFPSSQVYQIVERDHPEKAQLFLRKLRETVMLWNQDISKEEVLKGILEEMDLDSELIAEQADSFEGRTLLNGDLGLASALTISGFPSIVLVNEQSQGLKIVGAQPLEALVEALKQALPEVNLIPDPVPSLDILMKDTPLMLNREIEILYNLSETEVESFVELTVGKENYQQGKLLGQGYYKAEQG
- a CDS encoding NAD(P)H-dependent oxidoreductase, which produces MKDGVAMRTLLIISHPSIADSHTQRFLWESLPEEGVSWHHLEKEYPSNQIDIQKEQTLLLEHDRILFQFPLYWYSSPPLLKQWQDEVLTEGFAYGKTGNLLTGKEFGLIVTTGVHERAYQAGREEKFTIPELMRPFEAVANKCGMIYLPVLLLARFDYLSESEKKALLIRYRQYLTNQNDDSLVAREQWFKQELRTYGKKDFSEEDQQLIELLIEQMEENREQLDDLLFTLQELEEL
- a CDS encoding glycoside hydrolase family 2 protein, producing MMRKIYYLNDDWKFSKIEQERPTILPEEWEDVTVPHTWNNIDGQDGGSDFHRGIGYYAKEIGYSSVDPGDRVYLEFEGVGNTAEVYVNDKKIIRHEGGFSTFRVDVTETLQKDRTNLIVVSADNSHQDNVYPQTADFTFYGGMYRDVKCIVVPETHFDLDFWGGKGLTVSSKIDGEHAWVSAETFITNPQETDQVVVTIYDESEQIVSESYLSANEKQTHSLFVQNAHLWQGIEDPYLYHVTASLVRNNDVVDEVSCLLGIREFHVDPQKGFFLNGKSMPLRGVSRHQDKCGIGNALTEADHWEDALIIKEIGANTVRLAHYQHNQAFYDACDILGFVVWAEIPFISAMNADPSAHVNARSQMQELIVQNYNHPSICFWGISNEITISGDSEQLIENLKDLNELTHSLDNTRLTTMAQVSMLPMESEHNQITDIVSYNHYFGWYFGEIEENDQWFDAFHTKYPERAIGISEYGCEANIRIHTDNPGRGDYSEEYQAIYHEHLAQMIEERPWLWATHNWNMFDFGADNRDEGGVLGRNNKGLVTLDRKIKKDSFYIYKAYWSNEPFVHIAGRRYAERPYDKMDVKVYSNQPSVTLSVNGKEFGTLEGKKVFVFKNVPLENEFIQISAQTDEWTDSVTFRKVTKSNPAYVLDDAVDMSNVQNWFDDIKADQVNIEIDPSAYSIQDTVGEILKNEEAGDVLIEAARAITKALLKKGSLGMMKDRKVEELLRTLVPDIPEVAVNHLNKQLQKIKK
- a CDS encoding Gfo/Idh/MocA family protein, with the protein product MSGKDGMNYAPKGKEVNKVVEAGEFVVGVTALDHGHINGMSNGLLEAGATIKYVYDPDPEKLKAYQEAFPAIPAADSLEQILEDPEIQLVAAAAVPNLRSALGNRVMRAGKDYFTDKTGFTTMEQLEETKKVAAETGRRYWVYFSERIHVEGAIFAGQLINEGKIGKVIQVTGFGPHRLDKEKRPEWFFKKEQYGGILTDIGSHQIEQFLYYTGNKDAKVLHSKVGNYSNPDTPELEDYGDATLVGENGASFIFKVDWFTPDGLGTWGDGRTFITGTEGTIEIRKYINVATEETGDHVFLVTKDSEEHYAVTGEVGFPFFGEMILDIINGTENAMTQDHIFKAQELCLKAQEQAIVISDFSV
- a CDS encoding sugar phosphate isomerase/epimerase family protein, whose product is MTKAKIGVQGFTVKKEFKELGPYETLKRVADLGYGAVEISQVEMTAENVAEIKRASEEFDIEIASLSAGLKPNRPGEESLTTHYDKIVDDCRTLNCDLLRIGMLPRESMESLETVLAFCEQANEVTKRLKEDGITLYYHNHHVEFAKYDGKYMLDIIRENAPLLGFELDVHWIYRGGADPIEVIKDYAGKVELIHLKDYRISQMPQEAMAAFREGDNETFHRHFADLVQFAELGQGSLDLKGIIEQSLESGVRYLLVEQDDTYGRDPFECLAESRQHLIDLGYEDLF
- a CDS encoding Gfo/Idh/MocA family protein, translating into MLRAAIIGLGTVSSVHYAGIKQAQNGELVAVCDIDETLKTVYPDLPFYTDVETMLKNEELDVVHICLPHYLHYPITKLCAEKGVHVLQEKPLSLDYQEGVCVKELAEKTNSKIAICFQNRYNATSQKLLEVLSEGSSGEVKAIKGLVAWHRADQYYIDKPWRGKMDTAGGGTIINQAIHTLDLMQLIGGELTACKASLSNITDYEVEVEDTAVANFTFAEGTKGLYMSTNAYATDSSVEVEVVTDQATFTIKNYQLFKVDFEGNVESLAVDARAEGTKSYYGPSHATFIQSFYNAIEADTDEYVSAEDALPSMLMIDAMKKSSREQRTIEMEEIKNDKSKNRCARIHG